One stretch of Caldinitratiruptor microaerophilus DNA includes these proteins:
- a CDS encoding peroxiredoxin has product MPGAPVAEGSPAPDFTLPAQDGREVSLRDFRGKNVVLYFYSKDDTPGUTREASSFRDLHGEFERAGTVVLGVSRDSVRSHTRFAEKLGLPFLLLSDAEGKVATLYGVLKEKVRYGKPSVGIERSTFVIDRDGVVRKAYRNVKVDGHAEKVLDFVRTNLT; this is encoded by the coding sequence ATCCCAGGCGCCCCCGTCGCGGAGGGAAGCCCGGCCCCGGACTTCACCCTGCCCGCCCAGGACGGGCGGGAGGTCTCCCTGCGCGACTTCCGCGGGAAGAACGTGGTCCTGTACTTCTACTCGAAGGACGACACCCCGGGCTGAACCCGCGAGGCGAGCTCGTTCCGGGACCTCCACGGCGAGTTCGAGCGCGCCGGCACGGTGGTCCTCGGGGTGAGCCGGGACAGTGTGCGGTCGCACACCCGGTTCGCGGAGAAGCTGGGCCTCCCGTTCCTCCTGCTGAGCGACGCGGAGGGGAAGGTAGCGACCCTCTACGGGGTCCTCAAGGAGAAGGTCCGCTACGGCAAGCCGTCGGTGGGGATCGAGCGGTCGACCTTCGTGATCGACCGTGACGGGGTCGTCCGCAAGGCGTACCGGAACGTGAAGGTCGACGGCCACGCCGAGAAGGTGCTCGATTTCGTCCGGACGAACCTGACGTGA
- a CDS encoding aldo/keto reductase produces MEYRRLGRSGLKVSVLSVGTMTFGEKVEEPTAIRIIHQALDAGVNVIDTADVYAGGESERIVGRALEGRRDKVVLATKVYMPTGPGPNDRGLSRHHVMQAVEASLRRLGTDYIDLYQVHRFDPEVPVEETLRALDDLVRQGKVRYIGCSNWAAWQIAWALGVSERLGLEPFVSVQPRYNLAHREPERELFPCCLQLGVGVLVYSPIAGGVLTGKYRGGEAPPGSRGYQNPSWQQLRLTPRNLAIAGAVERFAAGLGRPPLEVALNWVLANPAVSTAIVGSSSPEQFAQSLAALEWRLTDEQVAALSRAAEAAAGEAGG; encoded by the coding sequence GTGGAGTACCGCCGGCTCGGCAGAAGCGGGCTCAAGGTGTCCGTGTTGAGCGTGGGGACGATGACGTTCGGCGAGAAGGTGGAGGAACCGACTGCCATCCGGATCATCCACCAGGCCCTCGACGCAGGCGTCAACGTCATCGACACCGCCGACGTCTACGCCGGGGGCGAGAGCGAGCGCATCGTGGGCCGGGCCCTGGAGGGGCGCCGCGACAAGGTGGTGCTGGCCACGAAGGTGTACATGCCCACCGGTCCGGGCCCCAACGACCGGGGGCTCAGCCGCCATCACGTCATGCAGGCGGTGGAGGCGAGCCTGCGGCGCCTGGGCACCGACTACATCGACCTCTACCAGGTGCACCGGTTCGACCCGGAGGTGCCCGTGGAGGAGACGCTCCGCGCGCTCGACGACCTCGTGCGCCAGGGTAAGGTCCGCTACATCGGCTGTTCGAACTGGGCGGCCTGGCAGATCGCCTGGGCTCTCGGGGTGAGCGAGCGGCTCGGTCTCGAGCCCTTCGTCTCGGTGCAGCCCCGCTACAACCTGGCCCACCGGGAACCGGAGCGAGAGCTGTTCCCGTGCTGCCTGCAGCTCGGGGTGGGGGTCCTCGTCTACAGCCCCATCGCCGGCGGCGTGCTCACGGGCAAGTACCGCGGCGGCGAGGCCCCGCCCGGCTCCCGGGGCTACCAGAACCCCAGCTGGCAGCAGCTTCGCCTCACCCCGCGCAACCTGGCGATCGCCGGGGCGGTCGAGCGGTTCGCCGCCGGCCTGGGCCGGCCTCCCCTGGAGGTCGCCCTCAACTGGGTGCTGGCGAACCCGGCCGTGTCGACGGCGATCGTGGGCTCGTCCTCCCCGGAGCAGTTCGCCCAGAGCCTGGCCGCGCTCGAGTGGCGGCTGACGGACGAGCAGGTGGCCGCCCTCAGCCGGGCCGCCGAAGCCGCGGCGGGGGAGGCGGGCGGATGA